The Paenibacillus sp. 481 DNA window TAACAGTGTCACCTGTTGCTCTGAACGTCACAACATCTAGATCATTCCCGACCAGTGATCTGCTGAACGATCTACTTTCGGATTGAGCGGAAACCTGAGCGCTTTGAGATTGTGCTTGCGGCTTAGACTCTTGCGCAAACACTGGGGTAGCAGAAACGAATAAAGCCATAGAAACAGTAGCAATTAGTGTTTTTTTCATCTCAATATCTCCTCCTTATGAGTTTAAGAGCTAATTGGTAGCTCTATTAATGGTTACTATAAATAAATTACACTGGGACTAATAGTAGACAATGATTACTTTTTATAGGAATATGATCACTTTTTTAAGAGCCCTATTTGTATTCGTTCCCCTTACTTAAAAGAATAAAGCCGACTTCTGCTCAAACTGCGTCTCGTAGAGAGTAGCGTACAGTCCTCCTTGCGCCAGCAGTTCAGAATGGCGTCCCCGCTCCACGATGGTTCCTTTTTGCAGAACAAGAATTTGATCGGCTGTCAAAATGGTCGACAAGCGGTGCGCGATGACGACCGTCGTTCTGCCCTGCATCAGCGCCGTTAAGGCAGCTTGCACGTAAGCCTCAGACTGCGAATCGAGGTGCGATGTTGCCTCGTCAAGAATGAGGATGCGCGGGTCTTTGAGAATCGCGCGCGCTATCGCCAGCCGCTGTCGTTCACCACCGGATAAGCGGTGACCACGTTCACCGACCATCGTCGCATAGCCGAGCGGCAAGCTCATAATCATGTCGTGAAGATACGCCTGGCGACATGCCTCTTCCAGCTCTGCCTGTGTAGCGTCAGCTTTCGCGAACCGCAAATTGTCCGCTACAGTAGCATGGAACAAGAAGGACTCCTGTGTCACATAAGCCACCTGAGCACGCAGTGAGGCCATCGTCACTTCACGTACATCCGTATCATCCACCTTGACCGTACCGTCCGTTACGTCGTACATGCGTCCGATAAGGTTAATTAGTGTTGATTTTCCAGCTCCACTAGGCCCAACCAAGGCAATGACTTCCCCGGGCTTCGCCTTAAAGGATACGTTGTGTAAGACCCGCAACCCTGCCTCGCTGCTAGAATCACTGCCATTAAAGTCAGTGCCGTCAGAGTTAGTGTCATTAGAGTTAGTGCCGTTAGAGTTAGTGTCGCTAGAATTAGTGCCGTTAGAATCGCTGTCGTTAGGGGTACCACTGAGAGATCGGCTACCGTCAGCGTCACTCCCATCAGCCTTCCTTCCGTTAGGTTCACTATTGCTGTAAGCAAAAGCAACACGATCAAACTCAATCGCGCCTGCAACTGCCTCTAGCTGTAACGCTCGCGGCTTATCCTGCACATCCGGCTCCATATCCATATAATCAAAAATGCGCTTAAACACTCCCAGCGCTGTCATCACTTCCACATGCAAATTAAGCAATGTGCCGAATGGCTGGTACAGCCGCGTCAAATAAGCGGCAAAGGCCACGATCGCCCCGATCGTCATTTGCCCTTGAATCACCGCGTAGCCACCATACAAATAAATGACCGCTGTGCCAAGCGGGCCAAGCGTCGTAATAAACATAAAGAACCAGCGCCCGATCAGATTGAGGCGTACTTCCAGCTCTTGCACGCGCCTGTTCTGCTGCGCGAACTCCGCTTCCTGACTTGCCTCGCGCCCGAAAATGCGCGTGAGCATCGCCCCCGAAACGCCAAATACCTCGCCTAATTGGGATGCCATATCGGCACGTACCTTTTGCGTTTCAGTACGCATTTGCTTGCGCACCGTTGCCACCTTGCGGACAGGAATCATCGCCACCGGCAAAATGACAATCGAAATAAGCGCAAGCTTCCAATCTAGCACGAACAAAATCGTAATCGTCGTCACCACAATGACAAGCTGGGACAACGAGGACACGATCACGTTCGTGACTACATTTTGAATAGCAGCTACATCATCTGTGAGCCGTTGAATCACCTCACCCGAGCGCGAAGCGGTGAAGAAGCCGACCGACTGTCGTTG harbors:
- a CDS encoding ABC transporter ATP-binding protein, which gives rise to MKQAWDGGSMKQLGLGKGDSSKHARVKLKDVSLRRIGELFRGYWSRLSFIIGLALAAAVIGLLPPLVMQRIIDVAIPQGDMQQMLKWAACLVGLPIVSGALGVWQSHLNTQVTQSVMADVRQGLFRNLQRQSVGFFTASRSGEVIQRLTDDVAAIQNVVTNVIVSSLSQLVIVVTTITILFVLDWKLALISIVILPVAMIPVRKVATVRKQMRTETQKVRADMASQLGEVFGVSGAMLTRIFGREASQEAEFAQQNRRVQELEVRLNLIGRWFFMFITTLGPLGTAVIYLYGGYAVIQGQMTIGAIVAFAAYLTRLYQPFGTLLNLHVEVMTALGVFKRIFDYMDMEPDVQDKPRALQLEAVAGAIEFDRVAFAYSNSEPNGRKADGSDADGSRSLSGTPNDSDSNGTNSSDTNSNGTNSNDTNSDGTDFNGSDSSSEAGLRVLHNVSFKAKPGEVIALVGPSGAGKSTLINLIGRMYDVTDGTVKVDDTDVREVTMASLRAQVAYVTQESFLFHATVADNLRFAKADATQAELEEACRQAYLHDMIMSLPLGYATMVGERGHRLSGGERQRLAIARAILKDPRILILDEATSHLDSQSEAYVQAALTALMQGRTTVVIAHRLSTILTADQILVLQKGTIVERGRHSELLAQGGLYATLYETQFEQKSALFF